A segment of the Panacibacter ginsenosidivorans genome:
TCATGAAAAAGGTCCAGCGTTGGATCAATGTCAACATCAAGAAAACCTTTTTCCTGAATTTTTCTTTTTGCTGTTGCAATGTTAATTTCCATTGTAATAAATATATTAATACATTATTATTATAAAGACCTATTACTATTACGGCTGTTCATATCGGAATAACTTATTTATCCCCAGAGTGCAAAGTTAATTACACTTGATTTACTAACAGGAATAAACAAAAAATCCACAAGAAGCATTTCAATGCTGGTAATGTTTTTGCCTGGTTCTTAACAAGCGTTGATAAAATATCTGCAAATTTCCACAAATGCAAACCCACATTAAATGCACTGTTAATTAAGATGTCTGAAAATGTCAGCAATTTTTTCAAAAACAAGAGACGAGTGAAAAGAGGGCAATTTGTTCCACCTCTTTCCCCTTTTCAATTTCTTATTATGCGCTTTTATTAACAGGTTAATCATCTTATTAACAGCTTTGTGTTTGAAAATAAATATGACCTATTAATGCTAATAATATTAATAATTGCCTATACAAAAGGAAGCTTATATTAAATAATTTGAGAAAAACCCATTATTGATATTTTGTACAAGTGAGTGACACAACGAAGCTGCCATAATAATATTTGCCCGTAACAAAGCTTTATAAACAGTTTTAGGGTTTAAAAATAGCTTATACTTACCACTCAAGTTATTCACAATTTGTTCAAATGTTTTATTACCCTATTTTTGCCATCCTCTAAAAACCATATATAATATTATGTCAGTTATTCAAAGAATACGTGATAAAGCTGCCTGGTTCGTTTTCGGTGCGATTGCGCTGTCACTTATCGCATTTATTTTACAGGATGCCTTTACAAGACGTGGTGGATATTTCTCCAGCAGTACTACGCTTGCAAAAATAAATGGTGTAACCATTGATAGAGATCTGTATGAACATAAGCTTGATTTTTATGAACAGGCAAACGGAACACCACGTGCACAATTGATGGGAAGCGTATGGGATTATATGGTAGAGCAAACATTGATGCAGCAACAATATGATGAATTAGGGCTTAAAGTAAATTCTGACGAATTAAGTGACGTATTGTTTGGTGATAATCCGCCACAATGGATGCAGCAGGCGTTTACAGATCCTAAAACAGGTGTTTATAATCCTGAAACAGCAAGGCAACAGTTTGCACAGATAAAGAAAAATGCAGATGATCCGCGTAATGCACAATTATATGAAGGCTATTTAGAACCAACTATTCTACAAACATTACGCGAAAAATATCAGTCAATGCTTACGGGTGCAGTTTATGTACCAAAATGGATGGCAGAAAAAACAAATGCAGATAATAATTCATTGGCTAAAATATCTTATGTAAGTGTTCCTTATGCAACTATCAGCGACAGTACAATAAAAGTTTCTGATGATGAGATTGCAGCGTACATAAAAAAGCATCCCAAACAATACCAGCAAAAAGATGAAACAAGACAGATTGCTTATGTTTCTTTTGATGCTGCGCCTAGTAAAGCAGATACTGTTGAAGTTATCAACCAGCTCAATCAATTGAAGGGAGAATTTGCTTCTACCAGAGATGAAAAATCTTTTCTTGCAAGAAACAACAGTGAGCTTACTTACTATGATAGTTACCTGAATAAAAAAGAGATCAAGCAGGCTATAAACGATTCTTTATTCTCTTTATCTGTCGGTTCTATTTATGGGCCTTATGCAGATAATAATAATTATGTGCTGGCAAAACTTGTTGCAGAAAGACAAATACCAGATTCAGTAAAAGTGCGTCACATACTTGTTGCTACAGCGCAGCAGACACAGAGCGGCCAGTTTTCAAGAGTAAGAGATGACAGTACCGCAAAGAAAAGATTAGATAGCGCTATTGCATTAATAAAATCAGGAAGCAACTTCGATTCGGTGTGTGCTGTTTATTCTGATGATCCGGGCAGCAAAGATAAAGGGGGAGTATATGATTATTTTGCATCAGGCAGAATGATGGAAGAGTTTAATGATTTCTCATTTAATAATCCTGTTGGCGCAAAAGATATTGTAAAAACCGCATACGGTTATCACTACATAGAAGTGCTTGGTCAAAAGGGTTCTGAAACAGGGTATAAGTTCGCTTATCTTGCAAAACCTGTTGTAGCAAGCCAGGAAACTATAAATGCCGCAAGCACAGCTGCTACACAGTTTGCTGCTACAAGCAGAACAAAAGATCAATTTGATGCAAATGCTAAAAAATTAAATAAATCAACACAGTTTGCAACAGATATAAAGCCAAACGATTTTACAATACAGGGAATAGGTGATAACAGGCAAATGGTGAAATGGATAGCAGAAAACGATCCGGGAGACGTATCAGAACCTTTTGAAGTAAGCGATAAATATGTGGTAGCGGTTATACTTGGCATAAACAAACCGGGTCTGCAAAGCGTAACCATAGCAAAGCCAATGGTAGAGCCGATTATAAGAAACGAGAAAAAAGCACAGCAGATCATTAATACCAAATTCAAAGGCACAACTCTTGAACAATTAGCACAATCAACAGGATCTTCTATAAAGATTGCTGATAGTATTTCTTACCAGTCGTTTGTAATAAACGGCGTTGGTAATGAACCAAAAATTCTTGGTGCTGCGTTCAATAAACAATTACAAGGAAAGGCAAGTACGCCAATTGCAGGCATGTCAGCAGTATTTGTAGTAAAGGGAGAAAGTGTTTATGCGGCTCCTTCGCTGGGATTAAATGCAGAAATGCTGCGCGCTCAATTGCAAAATCAAATGAAACAGCAAATGGGCTATCGTTCTATGACTGCAGTAAAAGATGCAGCAGATATTGAAGATTATCGCTCCAAATTTTATTAATCTTCTTCCAGATAAGTTGGAAAGAACCCCGCATTATGCGGGGTTCTTTCGTATTACGGAAAAGCATTTGCCCTCGATACTGTTTGCATTATTCTTGATTAGCTTTGCAAAAAAATGATTTATGCAGGAAACAATTGTGAATAAGGTTGCGGAGAGTGGCATTATTACACTTAATCTTGAAACGTATTATCCGCATGGGGAGATCGTCGTCTACGATCTTAAAGATCATTTGTTCAGGGGTCTTATATTGAAAGAAAAAGATTTTCGCGCTGCCTTACTTGCTACAGACTGGAATCTATACTATGATAAAAATGTTGCAGTTACCTGCACAGCCGATGCTGTTATTCCTGTATGGGCGTATATGCTTGTGGCAAGTTATCTGCAGCCCGTTTCAAAAGAAATAGTTTTTGGAAACAGCGAAACGTTGATAACATCTTTATTGCAAAAGAATATCAATGCACTTGATGTTTCTTCTTTCACCGATAAGCGTGTGGTGATAAAAGGTTGTGGCGATATAAAGATTCCCGAAAGCGCATATCTTACCATAACTGCTAAACTAAGACCTTATGCTAAAAGTATTATGTACGGCGAACCCTGCAGTACGGTACCCATTTTTAAAAAGAAATAATGTATAATTCAGGCTTTTGTTTTTATGGCATCACCTGTTGTGTCACTCACTTGTACTGCTTGTTTTTATAGCAGCAAAACTGTATATAATATTGCTTAAAGGTTTATTCTGCCGTGTTTACTCAAATCCACACACGACTATATCACTGTAGAATTATATCAACACTTAATTAGTTTGTAAATCCCAATTAACTAATTCAATCTTCCCGTTTTGCTCAATATAATTGTTGCAGCAAAAGAGTGCGACGCAACAGGAGCTTTATACCAGACAAATGCATGGCTCAAAAAACTATACCAAAAAACAAAATAAGCAAGGCATCAATTTTGTAAAATGTATTTACTAACACAAAAGTCTTGAGATTAGCTAATCAACAATCATATCCCCCGTATTCATGATACTTATCGTAGACGATAAACCAGAAAATATTCTTTCACTTAAATCGGTGCTGTCGTTGCATTCATTTCCTACAGACAGTGCATCCAGTGGTGAA
Coding sequences within it:
- a CDS encoding peptidylprolyl isomerase; the protein is MSVIQRIRDKAAWFVFGAIALSLIAFILQDAFTRRGGYFSSSTTLAKINGVTIDRDLYEHKLDFYEQANGTPRAQLMGSVWDYMVEQTLMQQQYDELGLKVNSDELSDVLFGDNPPQWMQQAFTDPKTGVYNPETARQQFAQIKKNADDPRNAQLYEGYLEPTILQTLREKYQSMLTGAVYVPKWMAEKTNADNNSLAKISYVSVPYATISDSTIKVSDDEIAAYIKKHPKQYQQKDETRQIAYVSFDAAPSKADTVEVINQLNQLKGEFASTRDEKSFLARNNSELTYYDSYLNKKEIKQAINDSLFSLSVGSIYGPYADNNNYVLAKLVAERQIPDSVKVRHILVATAQQTQSGQFSRVRDDSTAKKRLDSAIALIKSGSNFDSVCAVYSDDPGSKDKGGVYDYFASGRMMEEFNDFSFNNPVGAKDIVKTAYGYHYIEVLGQKGSETGYKFAYLAKPVVASQETINAASTAATQFAATSRTKDQFDANAKKLNKSTQFATDIKPNDFTIQGIGDNRQMVKWIAENDPGDVSEPFEVSDKYVVAVILGINKPGLQSVTIAKPMVEPIIRNEKKAQQIINTKFKGTTLEQLAQSTGSSIKIADSISYQSFVINGVGNEPKILGAAFNKQLQGKASTPIAGMSAVFVVKGESVYAAPSLGLNAEMLRAQLQNQMKQQMGYRSMTAVKDAADIEDYRSKFY
- a CDS encoding DUF2480 family protein — translated: MQETIVNKVAESGIITLNLETYYPHGEIVVYDLKDHLFRGLILKEKDFRAALLATDWNLYYDKNVAVTCTADAVIPVWAYMLVASYLQPVSKEIVFGNSETLITSLLQKNINALDVSSFTDKRVVIKGCGDIKIPESAYLTITAKLRPYAKSIMYGEPCSTVPIFKKK